The Montipora capricornis isolate CH-2021 chromosome 6, ASM3666992v2, whole genome shotgun sequence genome has a window encoding:
- the LOC138051156 gene encoding trace amine-associated receptor 1-like produces MKNYSGNQTQELRILETSKGWQAFQVIFWTLISLTTLVGNGLVLFCVVMKKRRSSSTIKFYGSLSLGDFLVGIFCAPVLLVAAFSQIWLIGEMLCYVYTAVISTSLNVSIMTLFLISLDRLNAVTKPFHYRAKETFTQRWATLLIVFAWLHSAFWAVAPLVGWGEIIEDPITNTCKPNWAAKGFKNTLYTMGLAGFAFALPVLSMIVVYAIIYYRSKVSARFMKNRSHMTPLAEDEARRKQQTAILRTVLVVVGAFVFCWLPYTIGTTFKLFSDTAPPYWLVHLGLMLAASNSAINPVIYSLFDKTMRGEFKTIPRVCRQQLSRPDDTDYVHSRRTSSNLATFNNTVTRISNETVNKLLNVNLTESPPIVKKRSFTPEHTTMDVIVKDIAKKMEKGGRETLV; encoded by the exons ATGAAGAACTATTCCGGCAATCAAACACAAGAACTTAGAATTTTAGAGACATCCAAGGGCTGGCAAGCATTCCAGGTGATATTTTGGACGTTGATAAGTCTAACGACCCTTGTAGGAAATGGATTAGTGTTGTTCtgtgttgtgatgaaaaaacgCCGCAGTTCATCGACGATCAAATTTTATGGAAGTTTGTCGTTAGGAGATTTTCTTGTTG gGATATTCTGTGCCCCTGTGCTTCTCGTCGCTGCTTTCAGCCAGATATGGCTGATAGGAGAGATGCTTTGTTACGTATACACAGCCGTGATTTCAACCTCTCTCAATGTCTCCATCATGACACTTTTCCTTATTAGTTTGGATCGTTTAAACGCTGTTACCAAGCCTTTTCATTACAGAGCAAAGGAAACATTTACACAAAGGTGGGCAACACTGCTCATCGTCTTCGCTTGGCTCCACTCCGCCTTCTGGGCTGTGGCACCGTTAGTGGGCTGGGGAGAGATCATAGAGGACCCGATTACTAACACGTGCAAACCTAATTGGGCAGCGAAAGGCTTCAAAAACACTTTGTATACCATGGGTTTAGCAGGTTTCGCTTTCGCTCTTCCAGTTCTTTCAATGATTGTGGTTTACGCTATCATTTATTACCGCTCGAAAGTGAGCGCGCGCTTTATGAAAAATCGTTCTCACATGACTCCGTTGGCAGAAGATGAGGCTCGACGAAAGCAACAAACCGCAATTCTACGGACAGTCCTCGTTGTTGTTGGCGCGTTTGTGTTTTGTTGGTTGCCTTACACCATAGGTACAACATTTAAACTGTTTTCTGACACGGCACCACCCTATTGGTTAGTTCATTTAGGGCTCATGCTAGCCGCGTCAAACAGCGCTATTAACCCAGTCATTTACTCATTATTCGATAAAACCATGAGAGGAGAATTTAAGACTATTCCCAGAGTGTGCCGACAGCAACTTAGTAGACCGGATGATACGGACTATGTTCATAGTCGTCGAACCAGCTCGAACCTGGCTACTTTTAACAATACTGTCACTAGAATTAGCAATGAAACAGTCAACAAACTTCTGAACGTGAATTTGACTGAAAGCCCACCAATTGTCAAAAAAAGGAGCTTTACACCGGAACACACGACGATGGATGTGATTGTCAAAGATATCgctaagaaaatggaaaaaggcGGGAGAGAAACTTTGGTTTAA